The following proteins come from a genomic window of Gossypium raimondii isolate GPD5lz chromosome 5, ASM2569854v1, whole genome shotgun sequence:
- the LOC105766534 gene encoding receptor-like protein EIX2: protein MSSMRSHKLVLFFAISCLLLHEKCTDASVCKESERKALLEFQHSLQALGVSGNDAFFWISEECCLWRGVYCNSFTGYVEMLDFSDQPLVVAGTISPSLLKLHHLTSLNFSSNDFNGSLIPEFFASLKKLKLLDLSNANFRGPIPSLLGNLSMLETLRLGGNGRVFNVGKLEWLSHLSRLKELDLSFTNLSNANDWSQVITHLPLLQKLSLRHCGLPSISSSSLSLANSSTSLTYLDLSDNNLPSSAIYPWLFNVSSNLVSLDLSSNQLKGPIPEAFGNMKAIQELYLNDNLLVLAENQVRGDSGLNEIGKLPDFRVLDLGYNLLNGSISKSIGQLSNLRVLRLPGNSFGGDVISEAHFSNFTYLQKLDLSYTSLTLRFNSGWIPSFQLSQLLLCSCKLGPRFPDWLRTQMDILNPNVEISSIDYLDISASGISDSLPYWFWDKFQGLSYINMSFNQISGTFPNNSIHIIHLDLSSNNFSGPLPRFSLDYNMGTINLSKNKFTGSVSPICNFTGAVYLTLFDLSNNLFSGVVPDCFGSFPFLTALNLGDNSFSGSLPSSLGSLVSLEMLSLRGNKFSGVLPSSLQNCAKLKFLDLSDNKLSGEIPMWIGQKLSSLVFLSLQGNQFRGRIPHQLCGLKYLQILDLSLNKISGTIPPCLNNFTSMAKKVSLDRRIEHHILDTGPRFLSLEGVYGEPIWIIQVRYVDEALLTWKGTKQSYPQLGLLLAIDLSCNKLTGEIPEELSSLQELVVLNLSRNLFNGKILQKIGHIRQLEVLDLSRNKFSGNIPTSLSELTFLSNLNLSYNDLSGKIPTSTQLQSFDPSSFSHNRGLCGPPISPNCSMVEPPPGKPTVGSEEDCDEFMKWFYTGMGLGFAVGLWGFCSVVFFKRSWRHSYYRYLDSAKDWVYVSFVLLKTRLVRRIKGLSTR from the coding sequence ATGTCAAGTATGAGGTCTCataaacttgttttattttttgcaatatcttgtcttcttcttcatgaGAAATGCACCGATGCTAGCGTGTGCAAAGAGAGTGAGAGAAAAGCGCTACTTGAATTTCAGCACAGCCTTCAAGCTCTCGGTGTTTCAGGCAACGACGCCTTTTTTTGGATAAGTGAGGAGTGCTGTCTATGGCGTGGAGTCTATTGCAACAGCTTCACAGGATACGTTGAAATGCTCGATTTTAGCGACCAACCTCTGGTTGTAGCAGGTACAATTAGCCCTTCACTGCTTAAACTACATCATTTGACTTCTTTAAATTTCAGCAGTAATGATTTTAATGGAAGTCTCATCCCAGAGTTTTTTGCttctttgaaaaaattgaaattactGGATCTCTCTAATGCTAATTTTAGAGGTCCAATTCCTTCTCTACTTGGAAATCTTTCAATGTTGGAGACTCTTAGATTGGGTGGCAACGGTAGGGTTTTCAATGTTGGAAAACTTGAGTGGCTTTCCCATCTTTCTCGTTTGAAAGAGCTTGATCTTAGTTTCACTAACCTGAGCAATGCCAATGATTGGTCTCAAGTCATTACCCACCTTCCTTTGCTCCAAAAACTAAGTCTAAGACATTGTGGTCTTCCAAGCATATCTTCTTCATCACTTTCCCTTGCCAACTCTTCTACATCTCTCACCTATCTCGATCTCTCTGATAATAATCTCCCTTCTTCTGCCATATATCCATGGTTGTTTAATGTTAGCAGCAACCTTGTTTCACTTGACCTCTCAAGCAACCAGTTGAAAGGTCCAATTCCAGAAGCTTTCGGGAACATGAAGGCTATTCAAGAACTTTATCTGAATGATAATCTTTTGGTACTAGCTGAGAATCAAGTTAGGGGCGATTCTGGGTTGAATGAAATCGGAAAACTACCAGATTTTAGGGTTCTAGATCTTGGGTACAACCTTTTAAATGGATCCATAAGCAAAAGCATTGGACAACTTTCCAACCTGCGAGTCTTGCGGCTTCCAGGGAATTCTTTTGGTGGTGATGTGATTTCCGAAGCTCATTTCTCAAATTTCACCTATTTACAGAAGTTGGATTTATCCTACACTTCTTTGACTTTGAGATTCAACTCCGGATGGATTCCTTCCTTCCAACTGAGTCAACTATTGCTTTGCTCTTGCAAGTTAGGGCCTCGTTTCCCAGATTGGCTTCGGACTCAAATGGACATCCTAAACCCTAACGTTGAAATTTCTTCAATAGATTACCTTGATATTTCTGCTTCAGGAATTTCGGATTCTCTTCCCTACTGGTTTTGGGACAAATTTCAGGGATTATCGTACATAAACATGTCTTTCAATCAGATCAGTGGAACTTTTCCAAATAATTCTATCCACATAATCCATCTAGATCTAAGCTCTAATAATTTCTCAGGACCATTACCACGTTTTTCTTTAGACTACAATATGGGGACCATTAACCTTTCCAAAAACAAGTTTACTGGTTCAGTCTCTCCAATTTGCAATTTTACTGGTGCAGTTTATTTGACATTGTTTGATCTCTCAAATAATCTATTTTCTGGAGTGGTTCCAGACTGTTTTGGAAGTTTCCCGTTTTTAACAGCTTTGAATTTGGGTGATAATAGTTTCTCAGGCTCACTTCCAAGCTCCTTAGGATCTCTGGTTTCTCTTGAAATGCTAAGTCTACGTGGTAATAAATTCTCTGGAGTATTACCTTCATCTTTACAGAATTGTGCCAAGTTAAAATTTCTCGACTTGAGTGATAATAAATTATCAGGAGAAATACCTATGTGGATCGGTCAGAAGCTTTCATCGTTGGTTTTTCTTAGCCTTCAAGGGAACCAGTTCAGGGGAAGGATTCCCCATCAACTTTGTGGATTGAAATATCTACAAATCTTGGACCTCTCTTTAAATAAAATCTCTGGTACCATACCACCATGCCTCAATAATTTCACTTCCATGGCAAAAAAAGTGAGTTTAGATCGAAGGATTGAGCATCACATCTTAGATACTGGACCTAGATTTTTATCTCTGGAGGGTGTGTATGGTGAGCCTATATGGATCATTCAGGTTAGATATGTTGATGAGGCATTGCTTACATGGAAGGGAACAAAGCAAAGCTATCCACAACTTGGATTGCTACTGGCCATTGATCTCTCTTGTAACAAATTAACAGGAGAGATTCCTGAAGAATTAAGTAGTCTTCAAGAACTGGTTGTATTGAACTTGTCAAGAAACCTTTTTAACGGAAAAATTCTTCAAAAGATTGGGCATATAAGACAACTAGAGGTGCTTGACCTGTCAAGAAACAAGTTTTCAGGAAACATCCCGACAAGCTTGTCTGAATTAACATTTCTAAGCAACTTGAACTTGTCTTATAATGACTTGTCTGGAAAAATTCCAACCAGCACTCAACTACAGAGCTTTGATCCTTCGTCATTTTCCCATAATAGAGGACTTTGTGGTCCTCCTATTTCACCAAATTGCTCAATGGTGGAACCACCTCCTGGAAAACCTACAGTAGGAAGTGAAGAAGATTGTGATGAGTTCATGAAATGGTTTTACACTGGCATGGGACTTGGATTTGCTGTGGGTTTGTGGGGGTTTTGCAGTGTTGTGTTCTTCAAGCGTTCATGGAGGCATTCATATTATCGTTACTTGGATAGTGCAAAGGATTGGGTTTatgtttcatttgttttgctcAAAACAAGGTTAGTGAGGAGAATCAAAGGTCTTTCAACAAGGTAA